From the genome of Virgibacillus proomii, one region includes:
- the pabB gene encoding aminodeoxychorismate synthase component I translates to MQQDIPYLHFDFANQVGEKQTLEFTNPYTVIQATKLEEVVSCLETVEAYVDAGYYAAGFVSYEAAPAFDSAFKVHSGGTFPLLWFGIFKETITVNTVQAGNFHIDEWKANVSATEYQKYIKQIKQHIENGETYQVNYTIRLHSRFRGDCYGYYQQLAESQAANYSAYLHIGSYSILSASPELFFHLKDGQITTKPMKGTVKRGSSAREDDELAHWLYHSEKNRAENVMIVDLLRNDLGTIAKPGTVEVPHLFTIERYPTVFQMTSTVTAEVKADIPAIFKALFPCGSITGAPKVSTMKIIHDLEDTPRQIYCGAIGYITPEKEAIFNVPIRTVFIENSSGKAYYGVGGGITWDSTSNGEYDEILTKARFLQQQPEKFDLLETIKLENGSYYLLDYHLQRLAKSGDYFAYPIDLISIQQQLQQIANRYPLGIYKLRLLVTNAEEISIEIQNIQSKTQPIQVAIAKHPIDKANPFYYYKTTNRGMYKAFLNEHPLADDVLLWNADEELTEFTIGNVVVERNGKFYTPPVECGLLAGTFRQYLIDKGRITEKVITLNELDECTNIWLINSVKKWVPVIINS, encoded by the coding sequence ATGCAACAAGACATTCCTTATCTTCATTTTGATTTTGCTAATCAAGTTGGAGAAAAGCAAACATTAGAATTTACCAATCCATATACTGTTATTCAAGCTACTAAGCTAGAAGAGGTCGTCTCTTGCTTAGAAACAGTTGAAGCGTATGTTGACGCTGGTTATTATGCTGCAGGGTTTGTTTCCTATGAAGCTGCTCCAGCCTTTGATTCTGCTTTTAAAGTCCATTCAGGCGGAACATTCCCACTGTTATGGTTTGGTATTTTTAAAGAAACGATTACAGTTAATACGGTACAAGCAGGAAATTTTCATATAGATGAATGGAAAGCTAATGTATCGGCTACAGAATATCAGAAATATATCAAGCAAATTAAACAACATATTGAAAATGGAGAAACATATCAGGTGAACTACACCATTCGGTTACATAGCCGCTTTCGTGGTGATTGTTATGGATATTATCAACAGTTAGCAGAGTCCCAAGCTGCCAACTATTCCGCCTACTTACATATTGGGAGTTACTCCATTTTATCAGCTTCCCCTGAACTATTCTTTCATTTAAAGGACGGACAGATTACAACGAAACCGATGAAAGGTACTGTAAAAAGAGGATCTTCAGCTAGAGAAGATGACGAGCTTGCGCATTGGTTATATCATTCGGAAAAAAACCGGGCGGAAAATGTAATGATTGTGGACTTGCTGCGAAATGACTTGGGAACTATTGCTAAACCTGGAACAGTGGAGGTTCCTCATCTATTTACGATTGAACGCTATCCAACGGTTTTTCAGATGACTTCAACTGTTACTGCTGAGGTAAAAGCAGATATTCCGGCAATTTTTAAAGCATTATTCCCTTGTGGCTCAATTACTGGTGCCCCTAAAGTAAGTACCATGAAAATTATCCATGATTTAGAAGACACTCCGCGACAAATATATTGTGGTGCTATCGGATATATTACTCCGGAAAAAGAGGCGATTTTCAACGTACCAATCCGTACGGTATTTATTGAGAATTCTAGCGGCAAAGCATATTATGGAGTTGGTGGAGGCATTACTTGGGACTCTACAAGTAATGGAGAGTATGATGAAATTTTAACGAAAGCTCGTTTTTTGCAACAACAGCCGGAGAAGTTTGACCTGTTGGAGACGATAAAGCTAGAAAATGGCAGCTATTATTTACTTGACTATCATTTACAGCGCTTAGCAAAATCAGGAGACTATTTTGCTTACCCAATAGATTTAATTTCCATTCAACAACAACTGCAACAAATAGCTAATCGCTATCCCTTAGGAATATATAAACTGCGACTCTTAGTAACTAATGCAGAAGAAATTTCAATCGAAATTCAAAATATACAGTCAAAAACACAACCGATACAAGTTGCAATAGCAAAGCATCCGATTGATAAAGCCAATCCATTTTACTACTATAAAACAACGAATCGAGGTATGTACAAGGCATTTCTAAATGAGCACCCTCTGGCAGATGATGTATTGTTATGGAATGCCGATGAAGAGCTCACAGAATTTACGATTGGTAATGTAGTGGTCGAACGCAATGGAAAATTTTATACCCCACCAGTAGAATGTGGATTATTAGCAGGCACTTTTCGACAGTATTTAATAGATAAAGGACGAATTACTGAAAAAGTGATTACATTAAATGAATTGGATGAATGTACAAATATCTGGTTGATTAATAGTGTAAAAAAATGGGTTCCAGTTATCATAAACAGTTAA
- a CDS encoding anthranilate synthase component II, whose amino-acid sequence MILVIDNYDSFTYNLVQYLNQLNFTTHVVRNDAITLEQINQLQPSAILLSPGPSTPDSAGISLEIVTTLYKNYPIIGICLGHQIIAQAFGAVIKKAKQPMHGKVSYIHHDNKGIFYNLPNPLSVTRYHSLIVAADSLPNCLEISAMTEDGEVMAIRHKHYPLEGIQAHPEAVLSEQGIDLLRNFFGKKDGFTYATRHSLSSF is encoded by the coding sequence ATGATATTAGTCATTGATAACTATGATTCTTTTACTTATAATCTCGTTCAATATCTTAACCAACTTAATTTTACAACACATGTTGTTCGTAATGATGCAATTACGCTTGAACAAATTAATCAATTACAACCATCAGCTATTTTGCTATCTCCCGGACCAAGTACTCCTGATTCAGCCGGGATTTCTCTAGAGATTGTCACTACGTTATATAAAAACTACCCTATTATCGGAATTTGCTTAGGCCATCAAATAATTGCTCAAGCATTTGGTGCAGTGATTAAAAAAGCTAAACAGCCAATGCACGGTAAAGTATCGTATATACATCATGATAATAAAGGTATATTTTACAACTTGCCAAATCCGCTTAGCGTTACAAGATACCATTCATTAATTGTTGCTGCAGACTCACTTCCCAACTGCTTGGAAATTAGTGCCATGACAGAGGATGGTGAAGTGATGGCTATTCGGCATAAGCACTATCCCCTTGAAGGTATTCAAGCTCACCCGGAAGCCGTTTTATCCGAACAAGGAATAGACCTGTTAAGAAATTTTTTTGGGAAAAAGGATGGTTTTACATATGCAACAAGACATTCCTTATCTTCATTTTGA
- a CDS encoding TIGR02328 family protein, which translates to MRLWHQQLISNLPRQQLLGQHRECCALRGNGWGKKHATVNYVFTYSPYRLFLYHQFIMKEMRQRGYQVDPLWKDPFYRGKACPSHTEKSLYKGEQRFIPDFPIYPEHDELYLQDCLDNLKAKGIDI; encoded by the coding sequence GTGAGACTTTGGCATCAACAACTTATCTCCAACCTACCAAGACAGCAATTATTAGGTCAACATCGAGAGTGTTGTGCATTAAGAGGAAACGGTTGGGGGAAAAAGCATGCTACTGTAAATTATGTTTTTACCTATTCTCCATATCGTCTATTTTTGTACCATCAATTTATTATGAAAGAAATGCGGCAGAGAGGTTATCAAGTTGACCCGCTTTGGAAAGACCCGTTTTATCGTGGAAAAGCTTGTCCATCTCATACGGAAAAAAGCTTGTATAAAGGGGAACAACGTTTTATTCCAGATTTCCCTATTTATCCAGAGCATGATGAGTTGTATTTACAAGATTGTTTAGACAACTTAAAAGCAAAGGGCATTGACATTTAA
- a CDS encoding ZIP family metal transporter — translation MDYFYSLHPVIQAMIATLFTWGMTALGAALVFTTKNFNQRFLDSMLGFAGGVMIAASFWSLLSPALDMAEASGKIAWIPAAIGFMAGGIFLWGIDKLLPHLHPTSPIQEAEGIHPDRKKRSTLLVLAITLHNIPEGLAVGVAFGAIAAGLPTATTAGAIALAIGIGIQNFPEGLAVSMPLRREGMSRKKSFMYGQFSGMVEPIAGIIGALAVTFIQPLLPYALSFAAGAMIFVVAEEVIPGSQEAGNRDLASMSLMVGFTVMMILDVALG, via the coding sequence ATGGATTATTTCTATTCCTTACATCCAGTTATTCAAGCGATGATTGCAACATTATTTACATGGGGGATGACCGCCCTTGGCGCAGCTTTAGTATTTACGACGAAAAATTTTAACCAGCGTTTTTTGGACAGTATGTTAGGGTTTGCGGGAGGTGTCATGATTGCGGCAAGCTTCTGGTCATTACTCTCTCCTGCCTTAGATATGGCTGAAGCAAGTGGTAAGATTGCCTGGATTCCAGCGGCCATTGGTTTTATGGCAGGAGGTATATTCCTTTGGGGGATTGACAAATTACTTCCGCATCTCCATCCAACATCACCAATCCAAGAAGCAGAAGGAATTCATCCTGATCGGAAAAAGCGAAGCACATTACTCGTTTTAGCAATCACCCTTCATAATATTCCAGAAGGATTAGCAGTAGGAGTAGCGTTTGGCGCTATTGCGGCAGGTCTGCCTACAGCTACAACTGCTGGCGCAATTGCTTTAGCGATTGGAATTGGGATTCAAAACTTTCCAGAAGGATTAGCAGTTTCCATGCCATTACGTAGGGAAGGAATGTCTCGGAAGAAAAGCTTTATGTACGGTCAATTTTCAGGCATGGTAGAGCCAATTGCAGGGATTATTGGAGCACTTGCGGTTACGTTTATTCAACCATTATTACCGTATGCGCTCAGCTTTGCTGCAGGTGCTATGATCTTTGTGGTTGCTGAGGAGGTCATTCCTGGTTCTCAAGAAGCTGGTAATCGAGACTTGGCTTCTATGAGCTTAATGGTTGGTTTCACTGTGATGATGATACTCGATGTTGCACTTGGTTAA